In Salinigranum marinum, one DNA window encodes the following:
- a CDS encoding metal-dependent hydrolase, translated as MMVTSHAVVGVAVTAPLLVVAPEFAAVAALAGFAGGVAPDLDLLVGTHRKTLHFPLLGWVAAVPAVGVAALAPTAVTVAAAAFLVASAVHAGMDAFGAGEEMRPWERTTTDAVYLHPASRWLRARYWVPYDGSPRDLALTVGGALPGLLLFSGSIRLLCALAVAVAVPYTLLRKRLPPYFERIV; from the coding sequence ATGATGGTCACGTCCCACGCCGTCGTCGGCGTGGCCGTCACGGCACCGTTGCTCGTGGTCGCCCCGGAGTTCGCCGCCGTGGCCGCGCTCGCGGGGTTCGCCGGCGGCGTCGCCCCTGACCTCGACCTCCTCGTCGGGACCCACCGGAAGACGCTGCACTTCCCGCTCCTCGGCTGGGTCGCCGCCGTCCCCGCCGTCGGGGTCGCGGCGCTCGCTCCGACCGCCGTCACGGTCGCGGCCGCGGCCTTTCTGGTCGCCAGCGCGGTCCACGCCGGCATGGACGCGTTCGGCGCGGGCGAGGAGATGCGCCCCTGGGAGCGGACGACGACCGACGCGGTCTACCTCCACCCCGCCAGCCGGTGGCTCCGTGCCCGCTACTGGGTACCGTACGACGGTTCCCCCCGCGACCTCGCGCTGACGGTCGGTGGCGCGCTTCCCGGTCTCCTGTTGTTCTCGGGGAGCATCCGCCTGCTCTGTGCGCTCGCGGTCGCCGTCGCGGTCCCGTACACGCTGCTCAGAAAGCGGCTCCCGCCGTACTTCGAGCGGATCGTCTGA